From the Coffea eugenioides isolate CCC68of chromosome 1, Ceug_1.0, whole genome shotgun sequence genome, the window ACTTGCCCGTGGCCGATAGAGATAGGAAGTTGCCTGTCGCACTTGCGGAGCGATGGTGGGACTCAACAAACTCCTTCCATTTGCCTTTCGGAGAGATGACACTGACACCCTTGGACTTCACCTGTATAACCGGTGTTGCAGTGGGCGGCTTGCCCATTACGTGGGATTACAATGTTAGGGAAAATGCCAATTACATCAAGGAGCAATTGGGTTGGGTGCCAGCTTTTGCTTCTGCCGGTGCCATCAGAGTTACCGATATATTGTCATTCTACAAAGACAAGGCGATTGACGAGAACGACGACGTCCAGCTGGCACATCTGACTAGAGCTTTCTTTCTATACATGCTTGGCCGCACTTTACTTAGCAACACGGCCGAAACAATTCACCTGTGCTGTCTGCCAGCGCTGGAGGACGTAGATCGTATAGGGGATTATAACTGGGGAGGGGCGGGGATGGCAACCTTGTACAGATTTATGTCCGCCGTCTCCCGACGCCTGACGAAAAGCCTAGGCGGCTACAGCTTCGTTTGGGAGGTAAGTCCAGATTTGCCTTCACTTTGTGTCAATTCGACATTTCCATGTTCCGTTACATAAACTTTTCTAGCAGTTAGTGTTCATCTCGAACGGTGGACATAATTTGTACGACCACGTGTAGGTGTGGGCTTACGAAATTCTTCAGTTAAGTCCGTATAAACTGAAACGGGACGAGAGGGACGTATTGCCCAGAATGTGGCGATGGCGCTCGTGTAATAGAGCCAATCGACTAGCACCGTCTACGGTCGAAAATTTTCGCCGCGCAATTGACACCATTGACCCGGAAAACGTTAGTTCCCCTACTTAGAACATCCAATAGCTTCTACCGCCTAAGTGTTAACAGTTGTTATGAATTTGTTCCGCCTGTGGAACAAACCAATGTTACATCGCTTGTTAATTGTGTGTCATAGGTGAACTGGCTGCCCTTCCCTGCAATGGCATTGCCCAGTCGGTATCTCAAATCCAAGGAACTAACTGCAACGAGATTGCTTTTGGATGGCCCCATGGGAAGATTTTACTACCTGGGCGAGAGGGTTATTAGGCAGGTGTATGCAGGTGTATGTGCAAAGCAACCTCCCCATCGGCCATCAGATATGTACAGCACTGATACAATTTCGGGAAACATGCTACATGATGTGCTTCGTGGACTGCCCATTGCAAGCCTATACCCAGATCCCCCTCCATATGCTACGTATGAGGAGTTTGTGTGCAGCAGGCTAATGAGACCAATGACTTCCTCCACGTTGGCACCCAGTGGGAAGGAGTGCGTAATTCATATATGTGACCAGTTGCCACTAAGTGAGGCCACAACACCGTCACTGAAACATCCAATTAATTACCCTCCCTGGTCTGTGTTGTGCATACAAACTGATGGATCACTGGAGCAAGAGGGCATTCACAGAGTTGGTGGCGATGTAATAGGGTTGCCTCTTCCATGTGCTGTTGGTGATGTGGTATGGCATTCTTCGCCCTGTACTTAACCCGCCATTTAATTTGCGCAATTTGTGTACAATTAATACAGCCATCTGTGTTGTTTCCGCTTAGGTGCCTAGACACTGGTACGAGGACCTGCTTGTTCAGTGCATGGGCCTGAGAAAGAAAGTCTTAGAAAAAAGTGCAgaaatatttcgtttggcatcCAATGTGTCGGACAACACACAAGTGGTGGACCAAAGGCTACATCAAATACAGGTAATTTTGGAAAGTGCATTGAAGCTCCAAAAGGGGACAGGGAAACGCTGCCTTCGCGGTGAACTTGGTGGCCGGAAATCCTGTGTTTGTAAGCGTCCCAACACAAGTGCCGGGACGCAGACATTTACGGATGAGCTTGGTAGAGCCAAAGCTCACGAAAGTCAGGGAATTCATAATGCCAAAGACTGAGCACCCATGGCCCCAAACCGCAAACAAGGTTGTGTAGCCGGAGGAATGAGTATGCAAACTTCTTGGTACTGCCCACCAACAAAGCTAAGCTGTGAGCAATCGCCACGTGTGTTGCGTAATTCTGATACAATTTTAAACTTGAACACGGAAAATGTTAACAGTTGACAGATAATTCCCACAACTAATTTATAGCCCTGTTCTTATATTTCGTCTGTCCCAGATTGTTCTTCACCTACAATTCAAGTTTGCAGTGAAATTAAATATTTACAACAAAACAATTTAAATGGAAGTTGTTGTTATTATAAATCTATCACATTTAATGCATTACAATTTTGGAACTTATTTATATGAAATGACGGAAAAGCCTTTTGTATGAATGCAACTCCAACAGAAGAATATGAGTTCAAGTTTGTGCAAACTAGTTACTTGAAATATTGTACTCCATTCGAAATGTACAAAtggtgtaaaaaaaattaatcgtTTTCAGCTCTGTTTCGTTACTTTGTGCACAAGACacatttccctttttctttcacttcaacAACTTCCTCTGCAAATTTCCGAGACTAAGCTCCTACTGCAGCAACATCCCTATCTATaattacataatatatataattactaATTAACTAATATTTTACACAGTTATAACGTATataagattaaattaaatcattTTGCAACCTTATATGCATAATAATAAacatatttattattatatgaATTATTAATcttacatacacatatatattgtAAGGGCTAATTTCAGAAACATCCCCTGAATTAGCTTGTGGAAAAATGGGAAAACGGATGATTTATGGAGAAAaggcataaagagctggtgttttagtGCAGACCTGGAGTACTTTTTTTACCCGATACATAAGCAGGGTCAAAAATTCACTGCGCTAgttaaccaatttttcatatataaacaaATTTACTAAAATTAAAATAGCGTGTTTCAAAGTTGCGCTTCTATTTCAAAGTCAACTACTCTTAAACAGCTTTTACTAAAATTAAAATAGCGTGTTTCAAAGTTGCGCTTCTATTTCGAAGTCAACTACTCTTAAACAGCTACTGCTTAATTCATATAATGGAACAAACCCGTAAAGAACTGGTATATTATAGCAAacaatttttgttgtttactttaaaatatttcatttacattaaataattcaaaaaatgctagttttcctttcgtaaagaTGTTTCTGTAacggcttttgaattttatttgcaaatttttatgaaaattaaatgatttataATAAAAGGTTCATACAAAACGTGGTACTTCATTCATGTAATACAGAGAAggcataaagagttggtactttatgggatatttcctttttaaactattctGAACATATATTACGTAGATAAcctaccatttttttttacataacaaATTACTGTACCATTTTTTGAATGGCATTTCAAAAACATTTCTAACTGAAACAGCACCCACAATAATGGCACAAAAAAGGTGCCTTACTCCCTAATCCAGCTTTACTTCATGTATTACTCTCACAGTTTGTGTTATTGTTGTTAGGCTTCATTAATCACTGTACATTCCTTTTTCTCCGACTAAACGGTAATAATAAACCCCAACATCAGTAATAAATCCCAAGTTCATACcatatatttgtaattttggcCTTCATGATGTCAGCTAAGGGACCCAATAACTCAAAGGCAAGGGAGGTCAGTCAAATTTTGACAACTTCAGGGGGTGCCAGTGAAAGTGTCacaaatctcaggggaggtttcttaAATTATCCCTAATAAATATATTACAAACCACATTGTAATTGATAGTTATTGGCTAATTAAATATGTTGGTACAAATGTATTACTAAAGTTACTcgaactaattaataatttctattagtaaatatgtataattagtagtataattcataatattaattatattacataaattaatgtacatatataatacatataactaataataccATTGTTATTGGTGCACTGAAGAGACGCATAAGCATTGTGAGCAATGAAAATAGATGGGGAGAAACAGAAGTTACTGTTCCTACACATGAATGGAACGAtgggcaaaagaaaaggcgTTGGGCCTTATGGTCATTGGTTAGGATAGCAAGCCGAGGAACAAACAGCCCAATCGTAAAAGCAGTTTATAGCAGCAGCGTACGGCACCAGTTTACAAAAGCTGGGCAACTGAAGCTGATTCCCAGGTAGCCACTTCGGAAAACGTCTATCCCACGAAGAGATTTTGCGCAACATACGCTTCCACTTAATTTCgtatttacaaaaaaaagaacaagTTTGGCTCGTCTAATAAACAATTTGTCAACTACTTACTCTCCTATTAACCAAGTGCAGTAGCGGTATTTGCTACAGCAGTGCTTACGACGCAACCTTGACAGTCATGCATCTTGTGATCCTTCTGTGCATGACCCCTTCGGTGGAACTACAATGACTTACCCATCTACACCTAGCAACCTTGAATAATCTTCACCCCACCGATACATAACAAAACACAATCCCTAAAGCCCGTGTTGCTCTATAACCTGTCTGTCGTCACGGCTGCTACTTCCATGCACAACCATACCATCTCTTTCAACCTCTGCATTTCACACCTAGAAGAATATATAATAGGATTTACACACGCAACGGCAGTGAAATAAGAACAACAAAGCCATTTACCAACAGGTACTGCATCAGTACAATGACTGTTTACAACCTTTCAGTGGCTGTGGTGATAACAGCTTACAATGGCCCATGACACATTCAAACTTACATTATTTACACTTCAATGGTAACggaatcaaatttttttaaacaatatACCCAGCTTTCCCCGCATTCACGAATACCTTGTAGCCTTCTCATGCTCAAGACAAATTAATGCGAAGGAAAGATACAAACCCTTCCCCTTCTACAATTTCGTACTTGTTTCATGGAAAGACTACTCTTGCACCTCGACTCACCAAAACCTGCCTTATTTATTGCGTAACTGCAAACCGAAGCATCACAACAGTAGTGCCTCATCTTTCTCCTGGACTTCTTTGTTGGCCACCTGTGTCCCTTCCACCGCTACCGAATGGTTGTGGTACAAATGCTTGTCCTCTCCATTCGCCTGAGTCGCTGCAGCCCGTACcaatttcaaatgatttttccagCGAGTCATCCAAACAGTTTTCCATATAATCATCATCAACTGCTGTGTTGTGCGAATTCTTTTTGTATGGGCATGTTCGTTGGTTGTGGCCTGCCTGCAATCTTCAACCCATATATCACATGTCAAATCATTTGTGACTGCAAGTAATCACGTTAACCGAGCACAGTGCTAACATTACACcacttcaactttcttgcaTTGCCAATAACTTTGTATACTTTGTATGCACTTTtaattatgtgtttatttactactgTTGTTAATAAGAACGAAAAATACCCACTTCTTCATTATTACCTTCGCTGTCCACTTCATGTATTTTATCAATTAACTACTGTATAACTACGTATGCAATTCCGATAGTACCTGCAATGACcacactttcttttcttctttgcttCTGCATGCTTGTGATCACCTTTACACCGGGACACCCTAGGATCTAACAGCCCGAATGTTCTTCTACTTCTATCGTTCCTCACTCTTGAATCCATTGCAAATCCATCTCCCCCATATCCCCTATCAATCCACTTCTCCTTTAGGTCCACAGAATGCTTGTCAAACATCTGTTGCAGGTCATTAAACGCATCATCCATGTAGGAGGCATAGTAACACATAGTATTACAGCTGGACTTTAAAGTGCCATATCTGGCCATTTGTGTCAGCTGTTCGTCTGCAACAAATTCTTTCATTCCATTATTACTACAGTGAACTCCCTTTGTCCACCGCTTCGAAATGCATGCTTCTGGGATCCTGTTCATTCCTTCTACCACCATCACGCGAAACATGTGAGCACAAGGAATCCCCTTTGACTCGAATTTCATGCAAGAGCAGATTAGCTTCTCCATTGACCTATCATAATCCACCCTCCAACTTATTTCGTGTCCACCATATTTCGAGTAATAATATGTACGATTCCCTCCATCCTCGCTCCAGCCCTCAGAAATTAGAAGTCCTTGCCTGTTCAAATGCTTCCTCACCATGAAGAACACATTCCTTGTAAACACCTCCGCTGCGCTCCCCTCTAATTCGGGCAGGATTGTGGTTAAGACTGGTTTTGTGTTTTCGCTTGTGTGAACTGCTTTGCTCTCGGTATGTCGAAGCCATGCTATTGCCAAATCAAAACTTCTAACGAATTCATATAGTCGCATTTTTTCATTCAAGTACTCGTTCAAAAAAGCATTCATTTTCTCACACCTTTGAGTACTTCTCATACCTGCAAAAAAATGACCGCGTAAATAGGCCTCTGCCCATAACCTTCTCCTACGGTACAATTTCTTCACCCACTCATTCTCTACCACCCCACATTCATTAACCAACCTAGCCCACCGATCCTCAAACTCAAGAGTGCTACACTTTCTCGCCATCAGGTTATAGAACCTGTTATTAAACTCCTCGCAGCGAATATTACTCCGTGCATTTCTATGCAAGTGCCACGAACATAGCCTGTGACAAGCATCCGGGAGAAGATTCTTTATAGCTCTTCTCATTGCACTGTCCCCATCTGTCA encodes:
- the LOC113766617 gene encoding protein FAR1-RELATED SEQUENCE 5-like, with the protein product MGQDGALKTQLMTWCRKQRINQMALDVCGRLRSFDLNQEPECDRDTFIEESGGSIGGHEDEEADELVGAIGVDDVMKLTFDTEEEAGEFYNLYAKLSGFGIRKSNAKRDADGISRFRKWVCCCEGYRNEKWFNYEDRKREAKPITRTGCGACFRVKYDIESVKYVVTRFIMEHNHPLASEASVQHIRSHRKVSDAEYAQAKSLKLVGARICQIMKHFVIKAGGYSNVGFCIKDLYNRMDEERRKDIFNGDAEGALGFLAAKKDADDMFFYKYHVDNEGRLAMLFWADSKSRADFSVFGDVLVFDTTYKTNKYRKPLVVLAGVNNHLNSTVFGCALLSDERIETYEWVLSTFVEAMKGRKPVAVMTDGDSAMRRAIKNLLPDACHRLCSWHLHRNARSNIRCEEFNNRFYNLMARKCSTLEFEDRWARLVNECGVVENEWVKKLYRRRRLWAEAYLRGHFFAGMRSTQRCEKMNAFLNEYLNEKMRLYEFVRSFDLAIAWLRHTESKAVHTSENTKPVLTTILPELEGSAAEVFTRNVFFMVRKHLNRQGLLISEGWSEDGGNRTYYYSKYGGHEISWRVDYDRSMEKLICSCMKFESKGIPCAHMFRVMVVEGMNRIPEACISKRWTKGVHCSNNGMKEFVADEQLTQMARYGTLKSSCNTMCYYASYMDDAFNDLQQMFDKHSVDLKEKWIDRGYGGDGFAMDSRVRNDRSRRTFGLLDPRVSRCKGDHKHAEAKKKRKCGHCRLQAGHNQRTCPYKKNSHNTAVDDDYMENCLDDSLEKSFEIGTGCSDSGEWRGQAFVPQPFGSGGRDTGGQQRSPGER